One Blastopirellula marina genomic region harbors:
- a CDS encoding peptidylprolyl isomerase yields MKVAKNTVVSITYTLKDSEGNLIDSADASDPLAYLHGVGNLIPGMEKALDDRDNGETFQVVIPPEEGYGMFDEELIWELEKDQFAELGEVEEGLQFVLETEDDQVLVTVVDIKDDVVIVDGNHELADETLYFDITVVDVREATPEELEHGHAHGPGSAHDHDHG; encoded by the coding sequence ATGAAAGTTGCCAAGAATACGGTCGTTTCCATTACCTACACCCTGAAAGATTCCGAAGGGAATCTGATCGATTCGGCCGATGCGTCGGATCCGCTTGCTTATTTGCATGGCGTTGGGAATTTGATTCCTGGAATGGAAAAGGCGCTCGACGACCGTGACAACGGCGAGACCTTCCAGGTCGTCATTCCGCCGGAAGAAGGCTACGGCATGTTCGACGAAGAGCTGATCTGGGAACTGGAAAAAGACCAGTTTGCCGAGCTGGGCGAGGTCGAAGAAGGTCTGCAGTTCGTTCTTGAGACCGAAGACGATCAGGTCCTGGTCACTGTCGTCGACATCAAAGACGACGTGGTCATCGTCGATGGCAATCACGAACTGGCCGATGAAACGCTCTATTTCGACATCACCGTCGTCGACGTGCGCGAAGCGACGCCTGAAGAGCTTGAGCACGGCCACGCGCACGGTCCTGGTAGCGCACACGATCACGACCACGGTTAG
- a CDS encoding macro domain-containing protein, translating to MPTQIVQGDLLQQDVEVIVNAWNRNIIPWWLLLPQGVSGAIKRKAGDAPFHELAKLGPIALGQAVFTTAGKLPYRGIIHVAGINMLWRASEYSIRHSVQNAMRLAEEKQFRTIAFPILGSGSGGFRQDKARSIMEDELTSLASCLEVTLVEYEAAK from the coding sequence ATGCCAACCCAGATCGTACAAGGCGACCTTCTGCAGCAAGATGTCGAGGTGATTGTGAATGCCTGGAACCGTAACATCATTCCCTGGTGGCTGTTACTGCCGCAAGGAGTATCGGGGGCTATCAAGCGAAAAGCGGGGGACGCTCCTTTCCATGAACTGGCAAAGCTTGGCCCCATTGCTTTAGGCCAAGCGGTCTTTACGACCGCCGGCAAGCTGCCCTATCGCGGGATCATCCATGTCGCCGGTATCAACATGCTTTGGCGTGCCTCGGAGTATTCCATTCGCCACAGCGTGCAAAACGCGATGCGTCTGGCAGAAGAAAAACAATTCCGCACGATCGCGTTCCCGATTCTTGGCAGCGGCTCTGGCGGTTTTCGCCAGGACAAAGCGCGATCGATCATGGAAGACGAACTGACAAGCTTAGCCAGTTGTTTGGAGGTTACGCTTGTCGAGTATGAGGCCGCCAAATAG
- a CDS encoding UbiD family decarboxylase: MGYRTLRACVDDLRRAGHLLVVEDVVDARLEIAEIQRRVYANNGPAILFASVKDCRFPMVGNLFGSIERARFIFRDTLETVKRLIELKIDPNQLLKSPLRYAYAPLGALSMLPKKVRSGPIFQNEIKLTDLPKLVSWPDDGGPYVTLPQVYTEDPRHGGLNHSNLGMYRMQIAGNEYDPASEVGLHYQIHRGIGVHHAAAIAKGEPLRVNIFVGGNPAMTLAAVMPLPEGLSELGFAGALAGHRIPMATARTKLPIYAEADFCISGTIHAGEEKPEGPFGDHLGYYSLKHLFPTMRVDKVYHRDGAIWPFTVVGRPPQEDTTFGELIHEITGPVIPTVLPGVKEVHAVDASGVHPLLLAIGSERYVPYEERCRPKELMTQASAILGQGQMSLAKYLFIAAEQDDPSLNLHEICPFLMHMLRRVDWRRDIHFLTETTIDTLDYSSGQFNHGSKAIVAAVGPPIRELLNELPSDLTLPDGFHKPKIAMPGVLVVSGPKYEAPLQETEPSIERFTSFYSASDSINRFPLVIVADESEFTAQTLNNLLWVTFTRSNPAADVHGIASSTVQKHWGCEGALVIDARLKPWNAPPLVEAPTVTAKVDAMAAQGGPLAKYL, translated from the coding sequence ATGGGCTATCGAACTCTCCGAGCCTGCGTCGATGATCTCCGTCGCGCAGGCCATCTGTTAGTGGTCGAAGACGTTGTCGACGCACGCCTGGAAATCGCCGAGATCCAGCGCCGCGTCTATGCCAACAACGGCCCTGCCATTCTGTTTGCGAGCGTCAAGGATTGCCGCTTTCCGATGGTGGGCAATCTGTTTGGTTCGATCGAGCGTGCCCGCTTCATCTTTCGCGACACGCTGGAAACCGTGAAGCGACTGATCGAACTGAAGATCGATCCGAACCAACTGCTGAAATCACCGCTGCGGTACGCGTACGCGCCACTGGGTGCTCTTTCGATGCTCCCCAAAAAGGTCCGCAGCGGGCCCATCTTCCAAAACGAAATCAAGCTGACCGATCTGCCCAAGCTAGTCTCGTGGCCCGACGACGGCGGACCGTACGTGACCCTTCCTCAGGTCTACACCGAGGACCCACGCCACGGCGGGCTGAATCACTCGAACCTGGGCATGTACCGTATGCAGATCGCTGGCAACGAGTATGACCCTGCCAGCGAAGTTGGCTTGCACTATCAGATTCATCGTGGCATCGGCGTGCATCACGCCGCCGCAATTGCCAAGGGAGAGCCGCTACGGGTGAACATCTTCGTCGGCGGAAATCCGGCTATGACGCTGGCCGCCGTGATGCCGCTGCCTGAGGGGCTTTCCGAACTCGGTTTCGCCGGGGCCCTGGCCGGGCACCGCATTCCCATGGCCACCGCGCGCACCAAGCTACCCATCTACGCTGAGGCTGACTTCTGCATCAGCGGCACCATTCATGCTGGCGAAGAAAAGCCCGAAGGCCCCTTCGGCGACCACCTCGGCTATTACAGCTTGAAGCACTTGTTCCCGACCATGCGGGTCGACAAGGTCTATCACCGCGACGGAGCCATCTGGCCCTTCACGGTCGTCGGCAGACCACCCCAGGAAGACACAACCTTCGGCGAGCTGATCCACGAAATCACCGGACCGGTCATTCCCACCGTGCTGCCTGGCGTGAAGGAAGTTCACGCGGTCGATGCCTCCGGCGTCCACCCGCTACTGCTGGCAATCGGCAGCGAACGCTACGTTCCATACGAAGAACGATGCCGTCCGAAAGAACTGATGACCCAGGCCTCGGCCATCCTCGGACAGGGGCAGATGTCGCTGGCGAAGTACTTGTTCATCGCCGCCGAACAAGATGACCCCAGTTTGAACCTGCACGAGATCTGTCCGTTCCTTATGCACATGCTGCGGCGTGTCGACTGGCGACGCGACATCCACTTCCTCACTGAGACCACGATCGACACGCTCGACTACTCCAGCGGCCAGTTCAACCATGGCTCGAAGGCTATTGTCGCCGCCGTCGGGCCACCGATTCGCGAGCTATTGAATGAACTGCCCAGCGACCTGACCCTTCCCGATGGCTTCCACAAACCGAAGATCGCCATGCCCGGCGTGCTGGTCGTGAGCGGCCCGAAGTACGAAGCGCCCCTACAGGAAACCGAACCATCCATCGAGCGGTTCACCTCGTTCTACTCGGCCAGCGACAGCATCAACCGGTTCCCGCTGGTGATCGTCGCCGACGAAAGCGAGTTCACCGCCCAGACGCTCAATAACCTCTTGTGGGTCACCTTTACCCGCAGCAACCCCGCCGCCGACGTCCACGGCATCGCCAGCAGCACGGTACAAAAGCACTGGGGCTGCGAAGGAGCCTTGGTGATCGATGCTCGTTTGAAGCCATGGAACGCCCCACCGCTCGTTGAAGCTCCCACGGTGACGGCTAAGGTCGACGCTATGGCCGCCCAAGGTGGCCCGCTGGCGAAGTATCTGTAG